In Paralichthys olivaceus isolate ysfri-2021 chromosome 13, ASM2471397v2, whole genome shotgun sequence, the following are encoded in one genomic region:
- the LOC109632997 gene encoding ephrin-A4 isoform X2, translating into MASVTPGALATWKATILLFNIISAAVAKRHVVYWNSTNTRLTTGGLSIQVNLNDYLDIYCPHFPNKETLGPRQPETLALYLVREASFQGCVETKGAIKRWECNTPYAPFGPVRFSEKIQRFTPFSLGFEFLPGHHYYYSSLPTDEGPLLPCMKLRVTVCCEPTSEGLKQTQVTVPQSSSSSLRIAPLLFILLLLTT; encoded by the exons ATGGCCTCCGTGACACCGGGAGCTCTCGCCACCTGGAAAGCCACGATCTTACTCTTCAACATCATCTCAGCCGCCGTGGCCAAACGACATGTCGTGTACTGGAACTCCACAAACACCAG GTTAACGACAGGAGGTCTGTCCATCCAGGTGAATCTGAACGACTACCTGGACATCTACTGCCCCCACTTTCCCAACAAGGAAACCCTGGGCCCCAGGCAGCCGGAGACGCTGGCCCTCTACCTGGTTAGAGAGGCATCGTTTCAGGGCTGCGTGGAGACCAAAGGGGCAATCAAGAGATGGGAGTGTAACACCCCCTACGCTCCATTTGGACCAGTGCGCTTCTCTGAGAAGATCCAAAGGTTCACACCCTTCTCACTGGGGTTTGAGTTTCTCCCAGGGCACCACTACTACTACAGCT CTCTACCCACAGATGAAGGCCCTCTTCTGCCATGTATGAAGTTGcgtgtcactgtgtgttgtgAGCCCA CATCAGAgggtttaaaacaaacacaag TAACTGTACCTCAGAGTAGTTCTTCCTCACTGCGGATAGCTCCActcctcttcatccttctcCTGCTGACTACCTGA
- the LOC109632997 gene encoding ephrin-A4 isoform X3, producing the protein MASVTPGALATWKATILLFNIISAAVAKRHVVYWNSTNTRLTTGGLSIQVNLNDYLDIYCPHFPNKETLGPRQPETLALYLVREASFQGCVETKGAIKRWECNTPYAPFGPVRFSEKIQRFTPFSLGFEFLPGHHYYYSSLPTDEGPLLPCMKLRVTVCCEPITVPQSSSSSLRIAPLLFILLLLTT; encoded by the exons ATGGCCTCCGTGACACCGGGAGCTCTCGCCACCTGGAAAGCCACGATCTTACTCTTCAACATCATCTCAGCCGCCGTGGCCAAACGACATGTCGTGTACTGGAACTCCACAAACACCAG GTTAACGACAGGAGGTCTGTCCATCCAGGTGAATCTGAACGACTACCTGGACATCTACTGCCCCCACTTTCCCAACAAGGAAACCCTGGGCCCCAGGCAGCCGGAGACGCTGGCCCTCTACCTGGTTAGAGAGGCATCGTTTCAGGGCTGCGTGGAGACCAAAGGGGCAATCAAGAGATGGGAGTGTAACACCCCCTACGCTCCATTTGGACCAGTGCGCTTCTCTGAGAAGATCCAAAGGTTCACACCCTTCTCACTGGGGTTTGAGTTTCTCCCAGGGCACCACTACTACTACAGCT CTCTACCCACAGATGAAGGCCCTCTTCTGCCATGTATGAAGTTGcgtgtcactgtgtgttgtgAGCCCA TAACTGTACCTCAGAGTAGTTCTTCCTCACTGCGGATAGCTCCActcctcttcatccttctcCTGCTGACTACCTGA
- the LOC109632997 gene encoding ephrin-A4 isoform X1 — protein sequence MASVTPGALATWKATILLFNIISAAVAKRHVVYWNSTNTRLTTGGLSIQVNLNDYLDIYCPHFPNKETLGPRQPETLALYLVREASFQGCVETKGAIKRWECNTPYAPFGPVRFSEKIQRFTPFSLGFEFLPGHHYYYSSLPTDEGPLLPCMKLRVTVCCEPISISLSQREIPRVDLIQRPPGVTLVFQSSELPVPVGNVAQSLWESLYSCWCVHVRACVCV from the exons ATGGCCTCCGTGACACCGGGAGCTCTCGCCACCTGGAAAGCCACGATCTTACTCTTCAACATCATCTCAGCCGCCGTGGCCAAACGACATGTCGTGTACTGGAACTCCACAAACACCAG GTTAACGACAGGAGGTCTGTCCATCCAGGTGAATCTGAACGACTACCTGGACATCTACTGCCCCCACTTTCCCAACAAGGAAACCCTGGGCCCCAGGCAGCCGGAGACGCTGGCCCTCTACCTGGTTAGAGAGGCATCGTTTCAGGGCTGCGTGGAGACCAAAGGGGCAATCAAGAGATGGGAGTGTAACACCCCCTACGCTCCATTTGGACCAGTGCGCTTCTCTGAGAAGATCCAAAGGTTCACACCCTTCTCACTGGGGTTTGAGTTTCTCCCAGGGCACCACTACTACTACAGCT CTCTACCCACAGATGAAGGCCCTCTTCTGCCATGTATGAAGTTGcgtgtcactgtgtgttgtgAGCCCA tctccatctctctgtcccAGCGTGAAATTCCCAGAGTTGATCTAATCCAGAGGCCGCCTGGAGTAACGTTAGTCTTCCAGTCCAGTGAGCTGCCTGTTCCGGTTGGGAATGTTGCCCAGTCACTGTGGGAATCCCTGTACAGTtgttggtgtgtgcatgtgcgtgcgtgcgtgtgtgtgtga